The window CTCCGCGGAGTACCGATTCAATCACATCCTGAACGTGACGGATCTCGCGGTCGAAATCGCGCGAAAGGAGGGCGCGGACGTGGACGTGGTTCGCGTCGCGTCGCTCTTCCACGACGTGGCGAAACTGGAGGCCGACCAAGACGTGCACGCGGAGGAGGGCGCGCGAGTGGCGCGTCAGTTCCTGGAAACGCACGGCGACTACCCGGCATCGTTCGTGGATCGCGTGTGTGACGCCGTCGCGAAGCACTCCTATCAGGGGTCGCTCGCAGATCTCTCGCTCGAGGCGCGGTGTCTCGTGGAGGCTGATCTTCTGGATAAGGTCGGCGCGAACGGCACGGTGTTGATGCTGTTGCGGATGGGGTACGAGGCGCGGACGCACATGGATTCGGCGGAGATGATAGAGCGCGTGTACGAGCGCGGCGAGAAGGCCGTGAGCCGTGTGGAGAGCGACGCAGCGGAGTCAATCGCGCACGAGCGGTTGAAGCGCGTGCGGTGGTTTCGCGAGTGGCTGGAGGGCGAGGTCACGCGGATGGAGACCGAAGAGCGCCTCTAGGCGGCGTGGTAGCGCTCGGCGGCCGCGCCGACGCAGAAGAAGAGCGCGGCGACGACCGCGACGATGAGCGCGAGATCGTCGATGAGACCGAAGACGAACACGCCGAACGCGGCGAACACGATCGCGGACGCGGCTTCGATGTAGAGCGAGGGGAGGACGCGTTCTGCCTGTTCTCCGATGAGTGCGTCGACGCCGGTGCGGAGCGCGAGCGCGGCGACGACGCCGAGGAAGACGGATGCGAGCGAGTTCGGGAACGTCGCAGCGAGCGCGATGGTGAGGAGTTGGGTCTTATCGCCGAACTCGGCGAGGCCGATGAACGTGAACCCGGTGAGGGTCGGGCCTCGACCGTCGGTGAGTCCACGGAGCGACGCGGGGACGACGCTCGCCGATTGGACGGAGTCAATCGGGTCGGCGCGCGCGGTGTTGAGGACGTTCAGGAGCGTCCACGCGGCGAACAGGAGGAAGAGACCGCCGGTCGCGACGGTCATCGCGGACGCGGGGACGACGCGCGTGATGGTGCTGCCGAACACGACTTCGAGCGCGCTCCACGCGGCGAACGCGGTCATCGCCCCGACGAAGATGCGTTTCGCGTCGTACTTCGTGGCGAGCGTGACGACCGCGAGCTGTCCCTTGTCACCGAAGGTCGCGAGGAGGTTCGCGAGGAACGCCGCGAGGAACGGCCCGTAGTGGGCGTACTGTTCGATGACCCCCTGGAGGCCGGTCGCAGTCATGGCTGTGTTTCAGCGGCGGGACGAACGCGGATGGTCGCGGCGACCGATTCTGGGAGCGTCACCGTCTCGCCCTCGATGTCGAGGACGAGCGTGCCGATGGGCGTGGTATCGGAGACCGTGAGCGTGGTTCCGGGTTCGACGCCGACCTCGGAGAGGTAGCGGAGTTCCTCGTCGTCGCGGTCGCTCACGCGCGCGACCACCACCTCGTCACCGGGTTCCGAACCGGCGAGCGAGACGGTGTCGTCCTCCGTGAGTGTGAGGTCGGCGCTCGGAATGGGGTCACCGTGCGGATCCACGCGGGGGTCGCCGAGCGCGTCCGCGACCCGGCGCTCGAACTCCTCGCTGATGTGGTGTTCGAGCGCGTCCGCCTCGTCGTGTACCTCCGACCACTCGTAGTCGAGGTGTTCTGCGAGGTAGGCTTCGAGGAGGCGGTGGTGGCGCAGGACTTCGAGCGCGACTGCGTCGCCGTCCTCGGTGAGTTCGACGCCCTTGTACTTCTCGCGGGTGACGAACCCGCGGTCTTCGAGTTTCTCGAGCATCGAGGTGACGGTCGGCGAGGTCACGTCGAGGGCGTCCGCGACGGTCGAGGTGCGGACGGGCGGGCCGTGCTCGCGCTGGAGCATATATATCGTCTTCAGGTAGTCTTCCATCACGTCGGAGAGCATCACGTATCCAGAAATTAGCCTCGTCTAACTATGAAGTTTGTGCCCTCGACTAGATGCCCTTGCTCATCAGGTGGCTGCGGAGGACGTCGTCGTCCTTGCTCCCGTGGCCCGTGTTCAAGAGGACGATCGTGTCGTCCTCGTCGAACTCACCGCGCTGCGCGAGCTCCCACGCGCCGGACGCCGCCGCCGCGCACGTCGCACCCATCTCCACGCCCTCGTTCTGCGCGACCGTGATAGCGGAGTCCAGGATGTCCTGGTCGCTCGTCGCCACCGCACCGCCGTCGGACTCCCGGAGCGCCTCCAGCACCAACGGACTCGCGCCCGGGTCAGGGATCTCGATACCGCCGCAGATGGTGTCCGGGTTCTGCCACGGCTCGTGTACGTCCCGATCTTCCTCGAACGCTCGCACGACCGGCGCACAGCCCTCCGCCTGCGCCGCGTACATCGACGGCAGCGCGTCGGTGAGTCCGAGCTCCCGCAGTTCCTTCGCTGCCTTGTGCATCCCGACCAGACCGACACCGCCCCCCGTGGGATAGACGACCGCGTCCGGCACCGCCCAGTCGAGCTGTTCGACTGTCTCGTACAGCATCGTCTTCTTGCCCTCGTGACGATACGGCGTGACGAACGTCTTCACCGAGTACCACTCGGGGTTCTCCGCCATCGCGCCCTCGTACGCCGCACCCGCGTCCCCGATACGTCCCTCGACGACGTTCATGTCGCCGCCGTGGACGTTCACCATCGCCTTCTGCGTGAACCCGGAACGCGAGGGCAGGAACACGTGCGCGTCGAGGCCCGCGCGGGCCGCGTACGCCGCCGCCGCCTGCCCCGCGTTCCCCGCCGACGCCAGCGCCACGTCGCTCGCACCGTGCTGGTCAGCGGCGGTAACCGCCACCGTCTGCCCGCGGTCTTTGAACGTTCCCGTCGGGTTCCGGCCCTCGTCCTTGATCAGCACGCGTCCGACGCCGAGTTCGTCCGCGAGCTTCGGCGCGTCCACGAGCGCCGTCGCCCCCTCGTCAATCGACACCGCCGACTCCCGCGTGAACGGCAAGAGCTCCTCGTACCGCCACATCGAATCGAAGCGCCGGGCCTCGAACGTCTCCCGAGACACGTCGAGCGCGTCAAGGTCGTACTCGGGGTCGAGAATCCCCTCGCACTCCGGACACCGATGCGTCGCGTCCGCCGCGTCGAACAGCTCTCCACAGTCCACACACCGCAACCCGATGAACGCCTCAGTCGTCTCCATACACGTACTGCACGGCCCGCGTCGAAAGGAGTTACCCTTGCGGGACGACGCACCGCCTGCTGAGTCACTTCGCTCACTGCGTTCGCTCACGCGACCAACGCAAACTCCGCGTGCTGGGTCGCACTCGCTCGCCCCGCGCCCTCGCGCGACCGGTGGAACTTTGACCGTCGCACACCCGGAGTCGAGTATGGCCGACG is drawn from Salarchaeum sp. JOR-1 and contains these coding sequences:
- a CDS encoding threonine synthase encodes the protein METTEAFIGLRCVDCGELFDAADATHRCPECEGILDPEYDLDALDVSRETFEARRFDSMWRYEELLPFTRESAVSIDEGATALVDAPKLADELGVGRVLIKDEGRNPTGTFKDRGQTVAVTAADQHGASDVALASAGNAGQAAAAYAARAGLDAHVFLPSRSGFTQKAMVNVHGGDMNVVEGRIGDAGAAYEGAMAENPEWYSVKTFVTPYRHEGKKTMLYETVEQLDWAVPDAVVYPTGGGVGLVGMHKAAKELRELGLTDALPSMYAAQAEGCAPVVRAFEEDRDVHEPWQNPDTICGGIEIPDPGASPLVLEALRESDGGAVATSDQDILDSAITVAQNEGVEMGATCAAAASGAWELAQRGEFDEDDTIVLLNTGHGSKDDDVLRSHLMSKGI
- a CDS encoding HD domain-containing protein, with the protein product MGVEIRESPISSDELAEMKAFVSDYLAASVENEDDGGRMRWYPWHSAEYRFNHILNVTDLAVEIARKEGADVDVVRVASLFHDVAKLEADQDVHAEEGARVARQFLETHGDYPASFVDRVCDAVAKHSYQGSLADLSLEARCLVEADLLDKVGANGTVLMLLRMGYEARTHMDSAEMIERVYERGEKAVSRVESDAAESIAHERLKRVRWFREWLEGEVTRMETEERL
- a CDS encoding metal-dependent transcriptional regulator; amino-acid sequence: MLSDVMEDYLKTIYMLQREHGPPVRTSTVADALDVTSPTVTSMLEKLEDRGFVTREKYKGVELTEDGDAVALEVLRHHRLLEAYLAEHLDYEWSEVHDEADALEHHISEEFERRVADALGDPRVDPHGDPIPSADLTLTEDDTVSLAGSEPGDEVVVARVSDRDDEELRYLSEVGVEPGTTLTVSDTTPIGTLVLDIEGETVTLPESVAATIRVRPAAETQP
- a CDS encoding TMEM165/GDT1 family protein; translated protein: MTATGLQGVIEQYAHYGPFLAAFLANLLATFGDKGQLAVVTLATKYDAKRIFVGAMTAFAAWSALEVVFGSTITRVVPASAMTVATGGLFLLFAAWTLLNVLNTARADPIDSVQSASVVPASLRGLTDGRGPTLTGFTFIGLAEFGDKTQLLTIALAATFPNSLASVFLGVVAALALRTGVDALIGEQAERVLPSLYIEAASAIVFAAFGVFVFGLIDDLALIVAVVAALFFCVGAAAERYHAA